A part of Antechinus flavipes isolate AdamAnt ecotype Samford, QLD, Australia chromosome 6, AdamAnt_v2, whole genome shotgun sequence genomic DNA contains:
- the SPRY1 gene encoding protein sprouty homolog 1 yields the protein MDPPNPHGSGGSFVVIQQPSLDGRPRLDHERESQTTTILSLDQIKAIRGNNEYTEGPSVLKKPGPRLAPRPEKHERTHEIIPLNVNNNSEHQSSGHGGLPINSRAPVLSRSTSTGSAASSGSNSSVSSEQGLLGRSPPSRPGPGRQVDRAIRSQPKRISSITEDLKVSLKEEPMTQHKFICERCGKCKCEECTAPRALPSCLACDRQCLCSAESMVEYSTCMCLVKGVFYHCSNDDEGDSYADHPCSCSQAHCCSRYLCMGTMALFLPCLLCYPPAEGCLKLCRGCYDRITRPGCRCKNSNTVYCKLESCPSRAQGKPS from the coding sequence ATGGATCCTCCAAATCCACATGGAAGTGGTGGGTCATTTGTGGTGATCCAGCAACCTTCCCTGGATGGCCGGCCAAGGTTGGACCATGAGAGGGAAAGCCAGACCACCACTATCTTGTCCCTGGACCAGATAAAGGCCATCAGAGGCAACAATGAGTACACGGAAGGGCCATCAGTGCTCAAAAAGCCTGGCCCTAGGCTAGCGCCAAGACCAGAGAAACATGAGAGGACTCACGAAATCATTCCCCTTAACGTGAATAACAATTCTGAGCACCAATCCTCAGGCCATGGGGGGTTACCCATTAACTCCAGGGCTCCTGTGCTGAGCAGGTCCACCAGTACTGGGAGTGCGGCCAGCTCAGGCAGCAACAGCAGTGTGTCTTCTGAGCAGGGCCTGCTGGGAAGATCCCCTCCATCCCGACCAGGTCCTGGCCGGCAGGTAGACAGGGCCATCCGGTCCCAGCCTAAGCGGATCTCCTCCATCACAGAGGACCTGAAAGTTTCCTTGAAAGAGGAGCCCATGACACAGCACAAGTTCATCTGTGAACGGTGTGGGAAGTGTAAATGCGAAGAATGTACAGCTCCCAGAGCCTTGCCCTCTTGCTTGGCCTGTGATCGCCAGTGCCTGTGTTCTGCCGAAAGCATGGTGGAGTATAGCACCTGCATGTGTCTGGTCAAGGGCGTCTTCTATCATTGCTCCAATGATGACGAGGGGGACTCCTACGCAGACCACCCTTGCTCCTGTTCCCAGGCCCATTGCTGCTCTCGGTACCTATGCATGGGGACCATGGCCCTGTTCCTGCCTTGTTTACTGTGTTATCCCCCGGCCGAGGGGTGTCTGAAGCTCTGCCGGGGCTGTTATGACCGGATCACACGCCCGGGCTGCCGGTGTAAGAACTCCAATACTGTTTATTGTAAGCTGGAGAGCTGCCCCTCTCGGGCTCAGGGCAAACCCTCATGA